One segment of Fusarium oxysporum f. sp. lycopersici 4287 chromosome 7, whole genome shotgun sequence DNA contains the following:
- a CDS encoding cytochrome P450 oxidoreductase — translation MFSKLGSVLAMTSVNGNAILSSKPEVQEPRALPASWYRQDEMYQLERRAIFSKRWLLATHKLRFTKPGDFLRFEEAGYAFVLCLDKDGETINGFHNICRHRAFPIATEEAGNAKIFSCKYHGWSYGINGKLAKAPRFDTVPTFNKENHSLFPVHVHIDAIGFVWVNLDASPEPEVKWTDDFEGVDSQERFKYFDFSQYQFDHVWGMQGNYNWKTLADNYNECYHCQVAHPDVKAITDLTFYYTVSKPGYIQHFSRPKKGTEQDDIKISSTYYFPNSCMTVSPHFFYMMRCVPTSVGTCSMEYEVYRHKDATDEEFERTNSFFKRVLGEDKYLCDAVQKNLEAGVFTNGELHPDLESAPIFFQNTVRQIVTEHRRKEQDSKAEIWPARRHVANSEATKGDDEFCDGLACKADNADMEW, via the exons ATGTTCTCAAAACTCGGTTCGGTGCTGGCCATGACCAGCGTAAATGGAAATGCAATTCTCTCCAGCAAGCCAGAAGTCCAAGAACCGCGAGCCCTCCCCGCGTCTTGGTATCGGCAGGATGAAATGTATCAGCTTGAGCGACGCGCCATCTTCTCTAAGCGATGGCTTCTTGCCACGCATAAATTACGCTTTACCAAGCCCGGAGACTTTCTCCGCTTTGAAGAGGCTGGTTATGCTTTTGTGCTGTGCCTAGACAAGGACGGAGAGACCATCAATGGCTTTCACAACATCTGCAGGCACAGAGCTTTCCCAATCGCCACAGAAGAGGCGGGAaacgccaagatcttctctTGCAAATACCATGGCTGGTCATACGGCATTAACGGAAAACTTGCCAAGGCCCCGCGCTTCGACACCGTCCCAACTTTCAACAAAGAGAACCATAGCCTCTTTCCTGTCCATGTGCATATCGATGCCATTGGATTCGTCTGGGTCAACTTGGATGCGTCCCCGGAACCCGAAGTGAAATGGACGGACGACTTTGAGGGAGTTGACTCGCAGGAACGATTTAAATACTTTGACTTCTCTCAATATCAATTTGATCACGTCTGGGGCATGCAGGGCAACTATAACTGGAAAACCCTTGCTGATAATTACAACGAATGTTATCATTGCCAGGTTGCACACCCAGATGTCAAAGCCATAACAGACTTAACCTTCTACTACACCGTCTCCAAGCCAGGCTACATTCAGCACTTTTCGCGGCCAAAGAAGGGAACGGAGCAAGACGATATCAAGATCAGTAGCACCTACTATTTCCCCAACTCCTGCATGACTGTTTC GCCACATTTCTTCTACATGATGCGATGCGTACCAACATCAGTCGGCACCTGCTCAATGGAGTACGAAGTCTATCGCCATAAAGATGCCACCGACGAAGAATTTGAGAGGACCAACTCCTTCTTTAAGCGAGTTCTCGGGGAAGACAAGTATTTATGTGATGCGGTGCAGAAGAACTTGGAAGCAGGTGTCTTCACTAATGGAGAGCTGCATCCCGACTTGGAGAGCGCGCCGATTTTCTTCCAGAACACGGTTAGGCAGATCGTGACTGAGCACCGTAGAAAGGAGCAAGATTCGAAGGCGGAGATATGGCCAGCTCGTCGACATGTAGCAAATTCGGAGGCCACAAAGGGGGATGATGAGTTTTGTGATGGATTGGCTTGCAAGGCTGATAATGCTGACATGGAGTGGTGA
- a CDS encoding cystathionine beta-lyase: MDPIEQRFRINLANALPNLSTATQAVHADDVLNNVDDVAPPIHVAATFRYPRAPDRMREHHERPSYPVLDVGEHCYSRQSTPGLSRLETVLSSILGQPCIAYSSGLAAFHALLIMLRPKKVSIGAGYHGCHGTLELYARSSGTEVLSLDCAVDQLGPGDLIHLETPVNPTGKAFDIQYYADRAHSRGAYLSVDSTFAPPPLQDAFIQGADIVMHSGTKYIGGHSDFLCGILAIKSGSPGTEWLQQLHRDRLYLGSVMAGFDSWLATRSIRTLEMRVLKQSQSAEAIVSALRLGLVGTCRQSSSRSLSDKEVHVIQKVVKEIHHASLQDEANTEGSWLRKQMPRGYGPVFSLTLRKVEYARNLPSKLMLFHHATSLGGVESLIEWRTMTDSTVTKDFLRISIGVEDPEDLLADLLRGLEAVIVGSS, from the coding sequence ATGGATCCAATAGAGCAACGTTTCAGAATCAACTTAGCAAATGCTTTACCCAATCTGTCGACTGCCACACAAGCCGTACACGCAGATGATGTCCTCAATAATGTCGACGACGTGGCACCGCCAATTCACGTTGCCGCAACCTTCCGTTATCCACGGGCTCCGGACCGCATGCGAGAACACCACGAGAGACCTTCGTATCCGGTTCTGGATGTCGGGGAGCACTGCTATTCAAGACAATCCACACCAGGATTGTCGCGCCTTGAAACCGTTTTATCTTCTATTTTGGGCCAACCCTGCATTGCCTACTCCTCTGGTCTTGCAGCATTTCATGCTCTGCTGATCATGCTGAGACCCAAGAAAGTCTCTATCGGCGCGGGATACCACGGATGCCATGGGACCCTGGAGCTCTATGCCCGTTCGTCTGGCACGGAGGTGCTCTCACTCGACTGTGCCGTCGACCAATTAGGTCCAGGCGACTTGATTCATCTTGAGACACCTGTTAATCCGACAGGAAAAGCCTTTGACATTCAGTATTATGCAGACCGTGCCCATTCCAGAGGTGCCTATCTCAGCGTAGACTCGACGTTTGCGCCTCCTCCACTCCAAGACGCATTCATCCAGGGTGCAGATATCGTCATGCACTCTGGAACAAAATACATCGGTGGCCATTCCGATTTCTTATGTGGCATTTTGGCGATCAAGAGTGGCAGCCCCGGCACCGAATGGCTACAGCAACTCCATCGGGACCGACTGTACCTTGGGTCTGTCATGGCAGGTTTTGATAGCTGGCTTGCAACCAGGAGTATCCGGACTCTCGAGATGAGAGTTCTCAAGCAAAGCCAGTCAGCGGAGGCTATCGTTAGTGCATTAAGACTTGGCTTGGTAGGGACTTGTCGGCAGTCATCATCGAGAAGTCTCAGCGATAAAGAGGTTCACGTCATCCAGAAAGTGGTCAAAGAGATTCATCACGCCAGTCTGCAAGACGAAGCCAATACAGAAGGAAGCTGGCTGCGAAAACAAATGCCTCGAGGATATGGACCCGTGTTTTCTCTAACTCTTCGCAAGGTGGAATATGCCCGGAATCTTCCGTCCAAGTTGATGCTCTTCCATCATGCGACCAGCCTCGGCGGCGTAGAAAGTTTGATTGAGTGGAGGACAATGACGGACTCGACGGTGACAAAGGACTTTTTGAGAATTAGTATTGGTGTGGAGGATCCAGAAGACCTCTTGGCGGATCTACTTCGAGGTTTAGAAGCTGTAATAGTTGGGAGTAGTTGA
- a CDS encoding sarcosine oxidase produces the protein MEKFDVAVVGLGALGSAAAWQAARKGAKVVGFEQFEFGHVRGASHDTSRIVRTAYDAPEYVSLAKAAYKDWAELEKDAGLKLLTVTGGIVVLANDRTWTSGFKVSDYTASLDANNVPYELLGAKEVNKRWPKLDIGGDENAVYTPDTGIAHAAKSVTAMQFVARARGAILKENTPVTAVIPFATDQNNKGVIVKTEKGDFHARKVILAADAWTNKLLAPLGAQIPLEVMQEQVTYFKPKEPSLFNADHFPVWIRMVDGKTFYGFPTFGEPTIKAGRDVSNNRMSPEDRSYIHSPKLLDELSAFMRDFISKDEELEILRTVTCQYTITPGRHFILSALDEYPDILVALGAAHGFKFAPVIGRVMAELAIDGKTTEDLSKFVIPAIQSGVRSKI, from the coding sequence ATGGAAAAGTTCGATGTCGCCGTAGTAGGCCTCGGAGCTCTTGGAAGCGCAGCAGCCTGGCAAGCAGCGCGAAAGGGAGCAAAGGTTGTGGGCTTTGAACAGTTTGAGTTCGGCCACGTCCGAGGCGCATCTCACGACACGTCTCGCATCGTCCGCACAGCATACGATGCTCCAGAATACGTCTCGCTTGCCAAAGCTGCCTACAAAGACTGGGCCGAATTGGAGAAAGACGCCGGTTTGAAGCTGTTGACTGTTACCGGTGGCATCGTTGTGCTTGCCAATGATCGCACCTGGACATCCGGCTTCAAGGTCTCGGATTACACTGCGAGCCTCGACGCCAACAATGTACCCTACGAGCTTCTAGGTGCTAAAGAGGTCAACAAACGATGGCCCAAACTTGACATTGGTGGCGACGAGAATGCGGTGTACACCCCAGATACTGGCATTGCGCACGCGGCCAAATCGGTGACGGCGATGCAATTCGTTGCTCGCGCTCGCGGAGCCATTCTCAAGGAAAACACACCAGTAACGGCAGTTATACCGTTTGCAACAGACCAAAACAATAAAGGAGTTATCGTCAAGACAGAAAAGGGCGACTTTCACGCTCGGAAGGTCATTCTAGCTGCAGACGCCTGGACCAACAAACTGCTTGCTCCCCTAGGTGCACAAATTCCACTTGAGGTTATGCAAGAGCAAGTAACATACTTCAAGCCGAAAGAGCCCTCTTTATTTAATGCTGATCACTTCCCTGTATGGATTCGAATGGTTGATGGAAAGACATTCTATGGGTTTCCCACTTTTGGCGAACCTACCATCAAGGCTGGCCGCGACGTGTCAAACAACCGCATGAGCCCTGAAGACCGGTCTTATATCCACTCTCCAAAGCTCTTGGATGAGTTGAGTGCATTCATGAGGGACTTTATATCCAAAGACGAGGAACTTGAAATCCTTCGCACGGTTACATGCCAGTATACGATTACCCCAGGCCGACATTTCATACTTAGCGCACTGGATGAGTACCCCGACATTTTGGTTGCATTGGGGGCGGCTCATGGTTTCAAATTCGCACCCGTTATCGGTCGTGTCATGGCAGAACTGGCTATAGATGGAAAGACAACTGAGGATCTCTCCAAGTTTGTCATCCCAGCGATTCAATCAGGTGTTCGAAGTAAGATTTAG
- a CDS encoding 3-octaprenyl-4-hydroxybenzoate carboxy-lyase UbiX has protein sequence MRSFAHPLRLFSGHDLPKLSMARHLPAQTRYQSSSPGPNGRPKRIVVAVTGATGSPLAVALLQRLRELDVETHLVMSKWGGATLKYELEVPNNTTSYLESLASVTHSSLDVSASLSSGSFRTDGMIVVPCSMKTLAGIRMGYDNDLIVRAASVTLKERRRLVLVARETPLTSIYLENMLEVTKAGAVVFPPVMAFYTRPSSIDDMVQQSVMRMIDLLDLEVIDGDMQDEARWSGFDWAAKGKQNA, from the coding sequence ATGCGCAGTTTTGCTCACCCGTTACGGCTCTTCAGCGGGCATGATCTCCCAAAACTTTCGATGGCTCGTCACTTGCCAGCTCAAACACGCTACCAGTCCTCCTCGCCTGGACCCAATGGCCGTCCAAAACGTATTGTCGTTGCTGTTACAGGAGCAACTGGCTCACCGTTGGCAGTTGCTCTGCTCCAACGCCTCCGGGAACTCGACGTTGAGACTCATCTCGTCATGTCGAAATGGGGAGGGGCGACACTCAAATATGAACTTGAAGTTCCAAATAACACGACTTCTTACCTCGAGTCTCTTGCTTCAGTCACACACTCGTCGCTGGATGTCTCAGCCTCACTATCCTCTGGTTCCTTTCGCACAGATGGCATGATTGTAGTTCCATGCAGTATGAAAACATTAGCAGGCATACGCATGGGTTACGACAACGACCTCATCGTACGCGCGGCAAGCGTGACACtgaaggagagaagaaggcttgTTCTGGTGGCTAGAGAAACGCCGTTGACAAGCATTTACTTGGAGAACATGCTTGAAGTCACGAAAGCCGGCGCTGTGGTATTTCCGCCAGTGATGGCCTTTTATACGAGGCCAAGCTCTATCGATGATATGGTACAGCAAAGTGTCATGAGGATGATTGATCTGCTGGACCTGGAAGTCATAGACGGGGATATGCAGGATGAAGCCCGTTGGTCAGGGTTTGACTGGGCGGCAAAGGGAAAGCAAAATGCCTAG